tatgtctgtcataagtataagtcaattcgcgttgacggcggaatggtgtcgacatctcgatgcgacattagtttgtatgaggccaactattctctatcagattagtcgatcctgaggcagttttaaattgctaaaatttgtatgaaatttttttctttgcgttatATACCTTCTAGAAtcacgttgttctgaccctaatttaaactattttctatgaattttcagatattctctccaaaacttaccattacaatataaaattcggcctgattctacgcggcgtgtgaggtgagatgacaattgtcacatcaccatcacgcaactctcctcactctattcctacagtcgtttcggatgccgtgagaggttcatttgatgtatgtgagaggatgaacagcaagtgacaaggcgttcattctgctggttgccaaatctgatcagagatgccacattcgcacatgtgttcacgaatttgtagacatttaacttttatcataaccttttattcctgctgcaggctatttaaaatagtgacaaaacattattgattccatatgataaacgaagctggtcagtatgtcagacattagcacatatttacaaatatttcagatttttatcgcatatatttgagaaaaaacatctggcatcccagaattttatttgtttcgctcagagaggtcagatatttgttttgctgcagtcagtaccgtatctatagatctgatttaacctggcctgttgttagtgtatcaggacattctgccgaatttgcaggtatttgatttagatttggtgaaacagttgattgcatcctgtaaagtttagcatttttgtttgttttggtcgtagttgctgctgctctctgcactctcagtgttaaattgttgctctggctccggctcgggcatataccacggcttctgaaatggatatgcagtgcggtgacgatgactcgcggatagatagatgaaacacaagacccatatgatagatatattttagagaaaataaatagatttcatgaaatgaaaataatttcggtgtgcttattcgtccaattgaggaataacagactcactaccgctttcacaaaaaaaacaaactacttgcaatttgtctttcgtactgtgaaaattgaagataaattgaatttattgatacatataataccattactatcgattctatacgacccaaaaaaacacttattattcctcttccttttttcatttgttttcatgcactgtcgacacctcaagacatgtcgacgattgtcacctagaaatcccagttcatgtgacaatcgtcacgtatatttgagagcgggaataaagtgagagttcattcaagtgagatttctcacggcatacgcctggtggaatcgcgtgacataagtgacaattgtcatctcacctcacacgccacgcagaataaggccgattatctttagacacaatttttgtatgatattttttcactacttgcaagcaaaagtgattttaatttacatggagtactaatttgatttgtaaaaaataatattcattcataattttatttttaaaagtgtgttcatttcttctgcaaacccatattgtcatgcctactcccccttTTCTtaatacaaagctcaatgccgtcaacacggATTGTCTTCATAACGAATACATCAAGACACCTAAAAGTATATTCTAAGGTGGACCAACTTGCTAAAAgcaccaggggttagacatcaattgaatataggctacccaaaatcaaaatcaatatggcgtcatttgtttatcaacatatcatttacgaggattgaaatcgaaaaatgcgctgctttattctaactgcatgagcgatattcatatttcagtttcacatggagtttaaagttagccactattcgactatataaccgcaccgagttgtacacaacagtaattgattgaaccaaaatgtcagtaaaccgcagcaatattgggtacactggcaatatgagggatttgacgttttagttgTACCCTGAAAaacactcttcagccatcttggaagtctactgtgtttcatttgtaaacaaaacacaatacgctagtgctgaagctcgctcctgattaGGCTGTctttttcacgcttcaagcaaataattccccttctactttcttccgtactgttttcatataccgctcccctaaccaacttagtgacgaaacggcctcaccttaggctGAGGGCAAAGTGAATGCGATGCGACGCGGGCGCGGGCGCGGAATCGTTTGCGCCTTGGaacacatgtcttcaaacctggcatctttgCAGTCGTCAGCCCAAATAGAGGTGTCCTGTGACGAGGaggctatccgggttgtcggcattgagcttcgtattacgaaatgggggagaaGGCATGACAATATTTaggacaatatgggtttgcagaagaaataaacacaattttaaaataaaaattatgaatgaaaattattttccctaaatcaaattagtactttatgtaaatgaaaatcacttttgcttgtaagtaatgaaaaaatatcatacatcaTATGTGCCTAAagaaaattttatattataatggaaagttttggtgagaatgtctgaaaattcatagaaaatagtttaaactaGGGTcaaaacaacgtacttctagtaggtaaataacgcaaagaaaaaaaatttcatacaaattttagcaattcaaaactgccttagggccgacaAATCTGATAAAGAATTGTTGGTCTCATACAAattaatgtcgtatccagatatcgacaccattccgccgtcaacgcgaattccgGACAGGACTGCCAGATATGAAGACATGCCCTCAGCTTGAAAACATTATACTGTATGAGTAAAATccaatatattttttgctgtTTGGTAAAAGTGGTGTAGTGTTCATTGCCACCctacaaaaaatgtaatgtaaaattaagagatttcaagTGTATATTAAGCAGAATTTTTCTTGCGATATATGCTATAATATCTAAAATTAGACGTCAATTTTTCCCATggtaaaacaatatttcaccgATCATTTCAACTACTAACAGTTTggctgaaaataaaataaaacatttcaatgaaactcgcgtactggaataggatattttgctcgtctcgacagtgactgaagccgtgacgagacgaattgctcgtctcgttttctggaatagggcccatcatacacaccagatggacCAACCAGAAGAGCCCACAGGGCCAAACGCGGCTCGCGGGCCGCAGgatgagtatcgctggtctaaaaTGTACATGACCTAGGTTACGATGTTCAATCCTTTGAATATGCGGAAAAATAAGTGTATGATACATTTTTAACATACTATTATCGGTTTGAAAGATCTAGTTCTTCAattaataatatatatatatatatatatatatatatatatatatatatatatatatatatatatatatatatatatatatgcaattATGTCCACTTGTTTTCCTGTTTTGTTTCTTTATTACAAGCATTCTTTTCCATACTCATTCTTCCTTAATGATTAAACAAATAAATGTTTAGAAGCGCAGCTTTTGGAAGAACCATTTGTTCTTTCCGGACTTATGTCTGTCTTCGAACTTGACACGGATCTGGAAACGGGCCTTCTTGCGCTTGACGGGGTCTTTCAGGTCCTTAACGGAATATTTGCTGTCTAGGTTGACGTCTGGCACGCTGTAACGTGTGGGCATCAGGTGGTTGTAATTCAACATCTGAAATGGATTCGTCATGTAGTACCGGAAACGTGTGTTCAGTCGAATAAATGTTTTGTTATAAACCGAAACATAAATTATACGATCAAATTAACTGGACTGTTCTTCATTTGCATTGTCTCTGACGAATTAACAGCAATCGTAGATCACCTGAAGCCGTTATTTTTATCTGTTTAATCTATCGTTAACATTATACAATCCGAGAGGTCTTCGTAGCCAAATTACGTAGATTTAGCGCATCCGCTCACTAGACTAACGATCGTGAATTCTGAGGACTTTCTATTGACCTTTCCCAAGGAAAAATGTgaatgaactttgtagtttaaagcctctataacgATCAATTCGGATGTTTTCTCGAAACGTGTATAAGATTTTCATCGCTTGTGGAACATGTCAACAATATTTCGTTAGAAAAGCTAGCGAAGAGCAAACGGACAAATAACTGTAAACAAATTGAACGTCCTTTTTTCAATACATGTTTCGCTAAAACAATGTTGCTAATTCCAGAATTAAAACAAACTCACCTTAATGAATGGCTTTATCTTTGACCGCTTGTGAAGACGGGCCTTGCTCATCCGACGGGTCACTCGGCGAGGGTAACGGTCAATACCAGCAACGAGGGCATGCCCAAACTGCTTATCCGTAGTTCCGTCATCGAACGTCTTAAGGATAATGGCCTTGCGACCGGCGTACCGTCCACCGAGGACGAGTACCACCTTACCGGATTTCATGATTTTGCCCATGATCTAAAAGTTATACAGATCAAAAGTTTTACATTAGCACTTTAACACTTCAGGATCCACGTTGGTTTGATGCGCCGGACAATAATCTACGGAACCACTCGGCTATCCAAAAGTATTTCACACCACATTCGATGTCGTGTTTGTTTGAGTTGTCAAAACGTCAACCAGCGgctgaacacaacaaatatgcaGCAAAACTAGCTCTTTTTAAATGCACTAGAGCTCATTTATAATTTCTTGTAGATGGTACATAATGCTACGAATATTCCGAGtatgattcaattattttccggcCATCAATAATACAAAATTGAACAAACTTCGCCAAAAATTTACTCACGCAGTGAAATGTGTTCACTTTCAGTCGCGATGGCTGACCGGAAAAAGAACTAAAACGGGACGGAGTGAGTTGACGTTTCGGAAAGTATCTTCGTTCGAGCTGACTGGTATAAACCAGGATTTATAGattgtttaaattcaactaGTTATCAAGATGAATATATGGTAGGGTGAGTAAACGTTTTGGCATTAAATTAGCAAAGTTAGTGGTCTAAATTTGTAGTGACAATTTTAGTACTCGGTATGCAATCAGCCGCAgctcccgtgaccgagtggttgacagagttcttccgacttgcactttggtcacgcgtattctaaaaCTTACCACTCAGAACAagttcaaggcgtgttacttggcatgaaaaatttcaactaagtaataATAAGTGGCGCAATCttatacctacgttgagaaacATAGAAATGCCACCAGATAGTTTTTCCAGAAACATTGGGTCTGTTCAAGAAGATTAAATAAGCTTCCAAGTATGAAGAATGCTCTAAAATATATACATAGAACACCACTCCCAAATCGATAATTGGTTCAAAGCTGTGTCATATTCATCCATATTTATCGAAGAAAGTAGACTTTAATAAATGAAGAGGCAAAAACGAACATAAAATACAGCGTAGGCGCGttagaaatgaaaaaatattagtaGTCAACGGAATTGGATAAATTTAAGAGTTGCATTTTCAGAAATACGTTTAATGACTCTCGAGTTTAGGGAGGATTTTCATTGCATCGACGTAGATTTACATGCGTCATTTATCTATGGGCATTTAGTCGATTTAGTTGAGTTTACGGCGAACACATAGGAACAGTCCATGACAAAAAAAACTCCAACCAGTTTCGGATCTGAATCTGGAGCTCCAatcaatacaataaaataaagttGGATTCCGATGTCAAAACGATTACCTGGTAACTTTCTTCTAACTAAACTTCCAACTAAAACGGGCATCTAATTCGAAGCTAAAATCACAATAAGAGGTTTGCCGGAAAATTATcgcgaattttaaattttcacgggTTAAGTatttcgattttcgttttttaaaggTAGAACTATGTCTAACAAAAATATATTGGGGgttaaatgaaaatctaaacactgagCATGTAGTAAAGATAAAACATTTTgaatcgcaaagatgtttacgTCAATAGATAGGAAAAATTTCACAatcaataaaatttcatttttatttatttttttacacttcAAAGGTGGGTACAAACGTGGTCTATCAGAATCCATGAGTAGATCTAAGGCCGTCTACACATTAGGCAACAGCAACccgatctatgttggcgatgtcaatcgcatcgccaactcagctctgcacattgagACAACTCGAACGCGATGAATTCGTTAAGTTTTTATCCGTCATCATAAACTGCCTAATCGCTGGCAGAGATGCCATTTATTTAACTGCCGAAAAAATCATACGGAgagcaaattatgaaaaattggtttgaaaaaaactactttACTTGGGATTTTTCTTGACACcaggcaaagaaaaaataaataaaaacttaatTTCACAAATCATCGAATCAAATTGAATGCATACGCGGCTTCTTAAAACTACAATAGAATCAAAAGGGCacatttgaaatacaatttacactatagcagaaaaaaaatctgcttaTCTGGCATTCCTGGATGTACTTTTTTCGAAGGTGTTTCATCTCATATATCAAACAATaataccatttttatttaaaaaatgtacCGTTGTGTTAATATTCCTTCGTGTGTACAATAGATTTCAGAATTTCTTTTGGGTTctgctttttttctaaattctaaatatttcttaaaaatggatgtatatatttatttttcgttggagTAATACCACAAACCAGCAAACAATatttacaaacataaaaaaatcattgaaataagaATACAGCCGAAAAGAATTatataaagaaaacagaaaaattttcaacaattcttcTAAAGAATGATTTATGTATACACTAACgctaaatatgaaaaattctcCCAGGGGTCACATATTCGCAGACCGCACCTTCACAAATGGTACAATCGAGAATCAGGGATGATAACGGTTTCCCGGGAAATCTGACCAGAATTATCCAATCTTAGGCTATATGTTGGAATTTGTTGAATCATTATTATAACCGACGGCATCAAGCTAAAGGTGacatatttacctaacatacttATTTCGGCTCGCTGATTACAACAGACAGCAACAATTTCTGTtaacttggaaaaaaaacatccaGCGGATTCTGTGCTTCTTGCTCAATCTCCAATATTATAAGCATCCTTGACCAATTCAGCACTCTTCCCGGACGGTATATCAAGAGAACTTGCATATTGATGGCATTTCCTAACGTCAAacgaatatatattatatataatctAAACCAAAGTAGCAAAATACTTACATCTCGTTCGTTCATAGAAACAGATGCGCCAATATTGTAAACACTGTTTTGCATCACCACTGACATATATTGAAATTCAATGAACGCAGAAATCAAAACGTCaacagcaattgaacgaaaaggttgccgacacaaatcgcgcgcga
The Toxorhynchites rutilus septentrionalis strain SRP chromosome 2, ASM2978413v1, whole genome shotgun sequence genome window above contains:
- the LOC129766486 gene encoding 60S ribosomal protein L27; this encodes MGKIMKSGKVVLVLGGRYAGRKAIILKTFDDGTTDKQFGHALVAGIDRYPRRVTRRMSKARLHKRSKIKPFIKMLNYNHLMPTRYSVPDVNLDSKYSVKDLKDPVKRKKARFQIRVKFEDRHKSGKNKWFFQKLRF